The following proteins are co-located in the Pomacea canaliculata isolate SZHN2017 linkage group LG8, ASM307304v1, whole genome shotgun sequence genome:
- the LOC112571315 gene encoding cytochrome P450 3A21-like isoform X2, producing MEVTDWSVAVGIVVMILVLLYMYGTWTFSHFSDRDIPGPQPVPFFGNTLEIWRKGVIEVARDWHRQYGKTIGVYFMSNPVLFTTDIEIMKEVFVKDFTNFTNRGDIPNREKPYPMEFSLAFAKDDTWRRLRHTMTPTFSTGKLRLMDPHISRCCEGLSRFLQRLTEKGELVDVKRVFGAYTIDVIAGTAFGMETDFLTNENDAFLHAAMNMIRKSTTFGFLEGFLLIFPILRPAFSFLGVTSSSGGKHLAQLIENLLQETKSKGEEVKADLLQLMLDAEASEAEVAARPQDKHMTKTEIIAQGIIILLAGYETTATTLQYMVYLLATNPDKQEKLYNEIIAAIGDAPPTYENVMGIKYLDNALREALRCFPPVVLFSRQAAETRTIKGVAIPAGCEIAVNIYAVMQDEDFFSEPHKFIPERFDDKNISTLLRELAFGAGPRQCIGMRLALYEAKMAAVTIVRRFKFIKVPETVETISFKKSAMMSSPIKPILVGAELRK from the exons ATGGAAGTGACGGACTGGAGTGTGGCTGTTGGGATAGTTGTCATGATCCTGGTACTTTTGTACAT GTATGGCACGTGGACATTCTCTCACTTTTCTGACCGTGACATCCCAGGACCACAGCCTGTTCCCTTTTTCGGAAACACCCTGGAAATTTGGAGGAAG GGCGTGATCGAAGTTGCACGAGACTGGCATAGACAGTACGGGAAAACCATTgg CGTCTACTTCATGAGCAATCCAGTCCTATTCACAACAGACATAGAAATTATGAAGGAGGTGTTCGTCAAAGATTTCACCAACTTTACAAACAgg GGAGATATTCCCAATAGAGAAAAACCGTACCCAATGGAGTTCAGTCTGGCATTTGCAAAAGATGACACATGGCGGCGGTTACGCCACACTATGACCCCGACATTCAGCACTGGCAAGTTGAGACTG ATGGATCCACACATCAGCCGGTGTTGCGAGGGCCTGTCTCGCTTTCTGCAGAGGCTGACTGAGAAAGGAGAGCTTGTCGATGTCAAAAG GGTATTTGGAGCCTACACTATAGATGTCATTGCCGGAACAGCCTTTGGCATGGAAACAGACTTTCTGACGAATGAGAATGATGCTTTCTTGCATGCGGCTATGAACATGATAAGAAAATCGACTACTTTTGGATTTCTTGAAGGCTTTTTAC TGATTTTTCCGATCCTTCGGCCAGCCTTTTCGTTTCTTGGGGTGACCAGCTCTTCAGGAGGAAAACACCTTGCTCAGTTGATTGAAAATCTTCTACAGGAAACAAAGAGCAAGGGCGAAGAG GTGAAAGCAGACTTACTGCAGCTGATGCTGGATGCAGAAGCATCAGAAGCCGAGGTAGCCGCAAGGCCTCAAGACAAAC ATATGACAAAGACGGAAATCATCGCTCAAGGTATCATTATTTTACTGGCTGGCTATGAAACGACGGCGACGACCTTACAGTACATGGTCTACTTATTGGCCACCAATCCCGATAAGCAGGAAAAACTCTACAACGAGATCATCGCAGCTATTGGTGAC GCTCCACCTACCTACGAGAATGTGATGGGCATCAAGTACCTGGACAATGCTCTTCGGGAGGCGCTGCGGTGTTTCCCCCCTGTTGTCCT GTTTAGCCGTCAGGCAGCGGAAACGAGAACTATCAAAGGTGTTGCTATTCCAGCTGGATGTGAAATTGCTGTCAACATCTATGCTGTTATGCAAGACGAGGATTTCTTTTCCGAACCTCACAAGTTCATTCCAGAGAG GTTCGACGATAAAAACATCTCGACTCTGTTACGAGAGTTGGCTTTCGGGGCGGGTCCTCGTCAGTGTATCGGCATGCGACTGGCGCTGTACGAGGCCAAGATGGCGGCTGTAACGATCGTACGACGGTTCAAGTTCATTAAAGTTCCAGAAACAGTA
- the LOC112571315 gene encoding cytochrome P450 3A21-like isoform X1: MEITDWIVPIGMVLVIIVLVYMYGTWTFSHFSDRDIPGPQPVPFFGNTLEIWRKGVIEVARDWHRQYGKTIGVYFMSNPVLFTTDIEIMKEVFVKDFTNFTNRGDIPNREKPYPMEFSLAFAKDDTWRRLRHTMTPTFSTGKLRLMDPHISRCCEGLSRFLQRLTEKGELVDVKRVFGAYTIDVIAGTAFGMETDFLTNENDAFLHAAMNMIRKSTTFGFLEGFLLIFPILRPAFSFLGVTSSSGGKHLAQLIENLLQETKSKGEEVKADLLQLMLDAEASEAEVAARPQDKHMTKTEIIAQGIIILLAGYETTATTLQYMVYLLATNPDKQEKLYNEIIAAIGDAPPTYENVMGIKYLDNALREALRCFPPVVLFSRQAAETRTIKGVAIPAGCEIAVNIYAVMQDEDFFSEPHKFIPERFDDKNISTLLRELAFGAGPRQCIGMRLALYEAKMAAVTIVRRFKFIKVPETVETISFKKSAMMSSPIKPILVGAELRK; this comes from the exons ATGGAAATAACGGACTGGATTGTGCCTATTGGGATGGTTCTAGTGATCATTGTGCTTGTGTACAT GTATGGCACGTGGACATTCTCTCACTTTTCTGACCGTGACATCCCAGGACCACAGCCTGTTCCCTTTTTCGGAAACACCCTGGAAATTTGGAGGAAG GGCGTGATCGAAGTTGCACGAGACTGGCATAGACAGTACGGGAAAACCATTgg CGTCTACTTCATGAGCAATCCAGTCCTATTCACAACAGACATAGAAATTATGAAGGAGGTGTTCGTCAAAGATTTCACCAACTTTACAAACAgg GGAGATATTCCCAATAGAGAAAAACCGTACCCAATGGAGTTCAGTCTGGCATTTGCAAAAGATGACACATGGCGGCGGTTACGCCACACTATGACCCCGACATTCAGCACTGGCAAGTTGAGACTG ATGGATCCACACATCAGCCGGTGTTGCGAGGGCCTGTCTCGCTTTCTGCAGAGGCTGACTGAGAAAGGAGAGCTTGTCGATGTCAAAAG GGTATTTGGAGCCTACACTATAGATGTCATTGCCGGAACAGCCTTTGGCATGGAAACAGACTTTCTGACGAATGAGAATGATGCTTTCTTGCATGCGGCTATGAACATGATAAGAAAATCGACTACTTTTGGATTTCTTGAAGGCTTTTTAC TGATTTTTCCGATCCTTCGGCCAGCCTTTTCGTTTCTTGGGGTGACCAGCTCTTCAGGAGGAAAACACCTTGCTCAGTTGATTGAAAATCTTCTACAGGAAACAAAGAGCAAGGGCGAAGAG GTGAAAGCAGACTTACTGCAGCTGATGCTGGATGCAGAAGCATCAGAAGCCGAGGTAGCCGCAAGGCCTCAAGACAAAC ATATGACAAAGACGGAAATCATCGCTCAAGGTATCATTATTTTACTGGCTGGCTATGAAACGACGGCGACGACCTTACAGTACATGGTCTACTTATTGGCCACCAATCCCGATAAGCAGGAAAAACTCTACAACGAGATCATCGCAGCTATTGGTGAC GCTCCACCTACCTACGAGAATGTGATGGGCATCAAGTACCTGGACAATGCTCTTCGGGAGGCGCTGCGGTGTTTCCCCCCTGTTGTCCT GTTTAGCCGTCAGGCAGCGGAAACGAGAACTATCAAAGGTGTTGCTATTCCAGCTGGATGTGAAATTGCTGTCAACATCTATGCTGTTATGCAAGACGAGGATTTCTTTTCCGAACCTCACAAGTTCATTCCAGAGAG GTTCGACGATAAAAACATCTCGACTCTGTTACGAGAGTTGGCTTTCGGGGCGGGTCCTCGTCAGTGTATCGGCATGCGACTGGCGCTGTACGAGGCCAAGATGGCGGCTGTAACGATCGTACGACGGTTCAAGTTCATTAAAGTTCCAGAAACAGTA
- the LOC112571315 gene encoding cytochrome P450 3A24-like isoform X3, which produces MEITDWIVPIGMVLVIIVLVYMYGTWTFSHFSNRDIPGPKPVPFFGNTLEIWRKGIFEVARDWQRQYGKIFGVYFMRSPVILTTDLDIVKEVFLKDFTNFTNRGEVSKRAKPYPMNFSLAFAEDDTWRRLRHTMTPTFSTGKLRLMDPYISRCCEGLSHFLQRLTEKGELVDVKRVFGAYTIDVIAGTAFGLETDFLKNENDAFLHAAMNMIRKSSTFGFLEGISMIFPFLRPVFSFFWRTSFSAGKDLAQIIENLLQDRRKNGANVKVDFLQLMLDAEASEAEVAARPQDKHMTKVEIIAQGITILLGGYDTTATTLQYMVYLLALNPDTQEKLYNEIIAAIGDAPPTYENVMDIKYLDNTLRETLRCFPPAVMVARQAAETRTIKGVVIPAGRGIAVNIYGVMQDEDIFPEHHKFIPERFDDENISTLLRELAFGAGPRQCIGMRLALYEAKMAAVTIIRRFKFIKVPETIETISFKKSSVLSSPIKPILVGAELR; this is translated from the exons ATGGAAATAACGGACTGGATTGTGCCTATTGGGATGGTTCTAGTGATCATTGTGCTTGTGTACAT GTATGGCACGTGGacattttctcacttttctAACCGTGACATCCCTGGACCTAAGCCTGTTCCCTTTTTCGGAAACACTCTGGAGATATGGAGGAAG GGAATATTCGAAGTTGCACGAGACTGGCAGAGGCAGTACGGGAAGATCTTTGG TGTCTATTTTATGAGGAGTCCAGTCATACTCACAACTGACCTAGACATTGTGAAGGAAGTGTTCCTGAAAGACTTCACCAACTTTACAAACAGg GGGGAGGTTTCCAAGAGAGCAAAACCGTACCCAATGAACTTCAGTCTGGCATTTGCAGAAGATGACACATGGCGACGGTTGCGCCACACTATGACCCCGACATTCAGCACTGGCAAGTTGAGACTG ATGGATCCATATATCAGCCGGTGTTGTGAGGGCCTGTCTCACTTTCTGCAGAGGCTGACTGAGAAAGGAGAGCTTGTCGATGTCAAAAG GGTATTTGGAGCCTACACTATAGATGTCATTGCCGGAACAGCCTTTGGCCTGGAAACGGACTTTCTGAAGAATGAGAATGATGCTTTCTTGCATGCGGCTATGAACATGATAAGAAAATCGTCTACTTTTGGATTTCTTGAAGGCATTTCAa TGATTTTTCCGTTCCTTCGGccagtcttttcatttttctggaGGACCAGCTTTTCAGCAGGAAAGGACCTTGCTCAGATAATTGAAAATCTTCTACAGGACAGAAGGAAGAACGGCGCAAAC GTGAAAGTAGACTTCCTGCAGCTGATGCTGGATGCAGAAGCATCAGAAGCTGAGGTAGCCGCAAGGCCTCAAGACAAAC ATATGACAAAGGTTGAAATCATCGCTCAGGGTATCACTATTTTACTTGGTGGCTACGACACGACGGCGACGACCTTACAGTACATGGTCTACTTACTGGCCCTCAATCCCGACACGCAGGAAAAACTATACAACGAGATCATCGCAGCTATTGGTGAC GCTCCACCTACCTATGAGAATGTGATGGACATCAAGTATCTGGACAATACTCTTCGGGAGACGTTGCGGTGTTTCCCCCCTGCTGTCAT GGTTGCTCGTCAGGCAGCGGAGACGAGAACTATCAAGGGTGTTGTTATTCCAGCTGGAAGAGGGATTGCTGTTAATATCTATGGCGTTATGCAAGACGAGGATATCTTTCCTGAACATCACAAGTTCATCCCAGAGAG GTTCGACGATGAGAACATCTCGACTCTGTTACGAGAGTTGGCTTTCGGGGCGGGTCCCCGTCAGTGTATCGGCATGCGACTGGCGCTGTACGAGGCCAAGATGGCGGCTGTAACGATCATACGACGGTTCAAGTTCATTAAAGTTCCGGAAACAATA GAAACCATCTCTTTCAAGAAGTCGTCGGTGTTGTCCTCGCCTATCAAGCCTATCCTAGTGGGAGCGGAACTACGCTAG
- the LOC112570338 gene encoding cytochrome P450 3A24-like, producing MEITDWIVAIGMVLVILVLLYMYGTWTFSYFSNLDITGPKPVPFFGNALEIWRKGLFEVSRDWQRQYGKIFGPIILTTDLDIVKEVFLKDFTNFTNRGNVSKRAKPYPMEFSLAFAEDADTWRRLRHTMTPTFSTDGSHISRCCEGLSHFLQRLTEKGELVDVKRVFVAYTIDVIAGTAFGMETDFLKNENDAFLQAAMNMLRKASTFGFLEGFLMIFPFLLPVFSFFGGTSVSAGKDLAQIIENHLEDRRKNGANVKVDFLQLMLDAEASKAEVAARPQDKHMTKVEIIAQGITILLAGYDTTAATLQYMVYLLALNPDKQEKLYKEIIAAIGDAPPTYENVMGIKYLDNTLRETLRCFPPAVLVARQAAETRTIKGVVIPAGSVIAVNIYGVMQDEDIFPEHHKFIPERFDDENISTLLRELAFGAGPRQCIGMRLALYEAKMAAVTIIRRFKFIKVPETIETISFKKSSMVSSPIKPILVGAELRQ from the exons ATGGAAATAACGGACTGGATTGTGGCTATTGGGATGGTTCTAGTGATCCTTGTGCTTCTGTACAT GTATGGCACGTGgacattttcttacttttctaaCCTCGACATCACAGGACCTAAGCCTGTTCCCTTTTTTGGAAACGCCCTGGAGATATGGAGGAAG GGATTATTCGAAGTTTCACGAGACTGGCAGAGACAGTACGGGAAGATCTTtgg ACCAATCATACTCACAACTGACCTAGACATTGTGAAGGAAGTGTTCCTGAAAGACTTCACCAACTTTACAAACAGg GGGAATGTTTCCAAGAGAGCAAAACCGTACCCAATGGAGTTCAGTCTGGCATTTGCAGAAGATGCAGACACATGGCGACGGTTGCGCCACACTATGACCCCGACATTCAGCACTG ATGGATCACATATCAGCCGGTGTTGTGAGGGCCTGTCTCACTTTCTGCAGAGGCTGACAGAGAAAGGAGAGCTTGTCGATGTCAAAAG GGTATTTGTAGCCTACACTATAGATGTCATTGCCGGAACAGCCTTTGGCATGGAAACGGACTTTTTGAAGAATGAGAATGATGCTTTCTTGCAAGCGGCTATGAACATGTTAAGAAAAGCGAGTACTTTTGGATTTCTTGAAGGCTTTTTAA TGATTTTTCCGTTCCTTCTGccagtcttttcatttttcgGGGGGACCAGCGTTTCAGCAGGAAAGGACCTTGCTCAGATAATTGAAAATCATCTAGAGGACAGAAGGAAGAACGGCGCAAAC GTGAAAGTGGACTTCCTGCAGCTGATGCTGGATGCAGAAGCATCAAAAGCCGAGGTAGCCGCCAGGCCTCAAGACAAAC ATATGACGAAGGTTGAAATCATCGCTCAGGGTATCACTATTTTACTGGCTGGCTACGACACGACGGCGGCGACCTTACAGTACATGGTCTACTTACTGGCCCTCAATCCCGACAAGCAGGAAAAACTATACAAAGAGATCATCGCAGCTATTGGTGAC GCTCCACCTACCTATGAGAACGTGATGGGCATCAAGTACCTGGACAATACTCTTCGGGAGACGTTGCGGTGTTTTCCCCCTGCTGTCCT GGTTGCTCGTCAGGCAGCGGAGACAAGAACTATCAAAGGTGTTGTTATTCCAGCTGGAAGCGTTATTGCTGTTAATATCTATGGCGTTATGCAAGACGAGGATATCTTTCCTGAACATCACAAGTTCATCCCAGAGAG GTTCGACGATGAGAACATCTCGACTCTGTTACGAGAGTTGGCTTTCGGGGCGGGTCCCCGTCAGTGTATCGGCATGCGACTGGCGCTGTACGAGGCCAAGATGGCGGCTGTAACGATCATACGACGGTTCAAGTTCATTAAAGTTCCGGAAACAATA GAAACCATCTCTTTCAAGAAGTCGTCGATGGTGTCCTCGCCTATCAAGCCTATCCTAGTGGGAGCGGAACTACGCCAGTAA